One stretch of Janibacter limosus DNA includes these proteins:
- a CDS encoding acyl-CoA dehydrogenase family protein: MRLTDEHQAFRASVRSFVESEINPHADKWEAAGIFPAHELFPKAAALGLFGLEYDEEFGGEGADHSFQMIAAEELGRCDSGGVSMAIGVQSMMATPSLARFGSPELKKAYLAPALAGRSVGAIAVTEPDTGSDVARLRTKATRDGDDWVITGRKTYITNGTQADWLCLLVRTSDEGGYRGMSQVIVPTDTPGFSVAKKLDKLGNRSSDTAELVLDEVRVPVANTIGEIGRGFQQQMMQFVIERMFVAYSTVGSCDRALERTRAYIAEREVFGQPLATKQYVTFRLAELQAQVELLRSHNAAVCEGYMAGDDIIRGASVAKLTAGRLVREVADTCIQFYGGMGYMEETWTARFLRDTRLGSIGGGADEVMLQVLARLDGMPA, translated from the coding sequence ATGCGCCTCACAGATGAGCACCAAGCCTTCCGCGCCAGCGTGCGCTCCTTCGTCGAGTCCGAGATCAACCCGCACGCGGACAAGTGGGAGGCTGCCGGGATCTTCCCCGCGCACGAGCTCTTCCCCAAGGCCGCTGCGCTGGGCCTCTTCGGACTCGAGTACGACGAGGAGTTCGGGGGGGAGGGTGCTGACCACTCCTTCCAGATGATCGCCGCCGAGGAGCTCGGCCGGTGTGACTCCGGGGGCGTCTCGATGGCCATCGGTGTCCAGTCGATGATGGCCACCCCCTCGCTCGCGCGGTTCGGTTCTCCCGAGCTGAAGAAGGCCTACCTGGCACCCGCCCTGGCCGGCCGCTCCGTCGGCGCGATCGCGGTCACCGAGCCCGACACCGGCTCGGACGTGGCCCGACTGCGGACCAAGGCGACCCGCGACGGTGACGACTGGGTCATCACCGGCCGCAAGACGTACATCACCAACGGCACCCAGGCGGACTGGCTCTGCCTTCTGGTGCGCACCTCCGACGAGGGCGGCTACCGCGGGATGTCGCAGGTCATCGTTCCCACCGACACGCCCGGATTCTCTGTCGCCAAAAAGCTCGACAAGCTCGGCAACCGCAGCTCGGACACCGCAGAGCTCGTGCTGGACGAGGTGCGCGTGCCCGTGGCCAACACGATCGGTGAGATCGGCCGCGGCTTCCAGCAGCAGATGATGCAGTTCGTCATCGAGCGCATGTTCGTCGCGTACTCCACCGTCGGCAGTTGCGATCGTGCCCTGGAACGCACTCGTGCCTACATCGCCGAGCGCGAGGTCTTCGGACAGCCGCTGGCGACGAAGCAGTACGTCACCTTCCGGCTCGCGGAGCTGCAGGCACAAGTGGAGCTGCTGCGCAGTCACAACGCCGCTGTCTGCGAGGGCTACATGGCCGGTGACGACATCATCCGTGGCGCGAGTGTCGCCAAGCTCACCGCCGGCCGGCTCGTGCGCGAGGTCGCCGACACCTGCATCCAGTTCTACGGCGGCATGGGCTACATGGAGGAGACGTGGACCGCTCGCTTCCTGCGGGACACCCGGCTCGGCTCCATCGGGGGCGGCGCTGACGAGGTCATGCTCCAGGTCCTCGCCCGCCTTGACGGGATGCCCGCCTGA
- a CDS encoding TIGR03084 family metal-binding protein, giving the protein MSDTVASFLDECADLDALVADLDEPTWARATPAAGWTITHQIAHLAWTDEIADVAATDPQGFAAEIEVAKQDPMGHVDTRTEEGARATPAQLLARWRAGRERLAQTLRDAPADTKLPWFGPPMSPRSMATARLMETWAHGQDVADALGVTRTATSRLRDICHLGVRTRDFAYLINDRTPPAQPFRIELTGPDGDLWTWGEDESGEHAVTGTAQDFCLVVTQRRETGDTDLVATGEAKEWLAIAQVFAGAPRGAGK; this is encoded by the coding sequence ATGAGTGACACCGTGGCCTCCTTCCTCGACGAGTGCGCCGACCTCGACGCGCTCGTCGCCGACCTCGACGAACCGACCTGGGCCCGCGCGACCCCCGCCGCCGGGTGGACCATCACCCACCAGATCGCGCACCTGGCGTGGACCGACGAGATCGCTGACGTCGCAGCCACCGATCCGCAGGGTTTCGCCGCCGAGATCGAAGTCGCCAAGCAGGACCCGATGGGTCATGTGGACACCCGCACCGAGGAGGGCGCGAGGGCCACTCCCGCGCAGCTGCTCGCTCGCTGGCGTGCCGGCCGGGAGCGGCTGGCGCAAACCCTGCGCGACGCCCCCGCCGACACCAAGCTGCCGTGGTTCGGGCCGCCGATGAGCCCGCGCTCGATGGCCACCGCGCGCCTGATGGAGACGTGGGCCCACGGACAGGACGTCGCTGACGCACTCGGAGTCACCCGCACCGCCACCTCGCGGCTGCGGGACATCTGCCATCTCGGGGTGCGCACGCGAGACTTCGCCTACCTCATCAACGACCGCACTCCCCCGGCGCAGCCCTTCCGCATCGAGCTGACCGGTCCCGACGGGGACCTGTGGACCTGGGGTGAGGACGAGTCGGGCGAGCACGCGGTCACCGGTACCGCGCAGGACTTCTGCCTCGTCGTCACGCAACGCCGCGAAACCGGCGACACCGACCTCGTCGCCACCGGCGAGGCCAAGGAGTGGCTCGCCATCGCCCAGGTGTTCGCCGGCGCTCCGCGTGGGGCCGGCAAGTGA